Proteins from a genomic interval of Nocardioidaceae bacterium:
- a CDS encoding NAD(P)-binding domain-containing protein, whose amino-acid sequence MAEEITTAGVVGLGTMGAGITEVIARHGVSVVAVERDRAALDRGREAVERSTQRAVTAEKLSAEEREQLLGRLTFTTSLADLADAQLVIEAVTEDVATKTEVLAALDGIVAEDAVLATNTSSLSVTEIATVTKDPARVVGLHFFNPAPVQPLVEVVTTVVASPTTVATATAFAEKLGKTVVTVGDKAGFIANALLFSYLNHAVRMFEERYASREDIDAAMRFGCGYPMGPLALLDLVGLDTAYEILASMYEQSGDRLHAPAPILKQMVTAGLLGRKTGAGFYTYEGVGSSSTVPDSRTPSADDKPELKHTISTVGVVGTGTMAAGIVEVFAKAGYDVVCVGRSDAKAQAVADSLATSIDKAIAKGRFEESKKDETVARVRPSTSMEDLADVDIVVEAIAEDLAIKTALFENLDRICKDGAILATTTSSLPIAQCAAVTKRPGDVIGMHFFNPAPIMKLVEVVSTVSTDADVTESVTALCSAIGKVPVNCGDRAGFIVNALLFPYLNDAVSMLEAHYASADDIDTAMKQGCRLPMGPFALLDVVGNDVSLAIQKELYAEFREPGFKPAPLLQHLVTAGYLGRKTGKGFRDYSRR is encoded by the coding sequence ATGGCTGAAGAGATCACCACCGCAGGAGTAGTCGGGCTCGGCACCATGGGTGCGGGCATCACCGAGGTCATCGCCCGCCACGGCGTCTCCGTCGTCGCCGTCGAGCGCGACCGGGCGGCGCTGGACCGTGGCCGTGAGGCCGTCGAGCGGTCGACGCAGCGCGCCGTCACGGCGGAGAAGCTCAGCGCCGAGGAGCGCGAGCAGCTGCTCGGCCGCCTGACCTTCACGACCTCCCTCGCCGACCTCGCTGACGCCCAGCTGGTCATCGAGGCCGTCACCGAGGACGTCGCGACCAAGACCGAGGTACTCGCAGCCCTCGACGGCATCGTCGCCGAGGACGCCGTGCTCGCGACCAACACCTCCTCGCTCTCGGTGACCGAGATCGCCACCGTCACCAAGGACCCCGCGCGTGTGGTCGGGCTGCACTTCTTCAACCCCGCCCCCGTGCAGCCGCTCGTCGAGGTCGTCACCACCGTCGTCGCCTCGCCGACGACCGTTGCCACCGCGACCGCCTTCGCCGAGAAGCTGGGCAAGACCGTCGTCACCGTCGGCGACAAGGCGGGCTTCATCGCCAACGCGCTGCTCTTCTCCTACCTCAACCACGCCGTCCGCATGTTCGAGGAGCGGTACGCCTCCCGCGAGGACATCGACGCGGCCATGCGCTTCGGCTGCGGCTACCCCATGGGACCGCTGGCGCTGCTGGACCTGGTCGGGCTCGACACGGCGTACGAGATCCTCGCCTCGATGTACGAGCAGTCCGGCGACCGGCTGCACGCCCCGGCGCCGATCCTCAAGCAGATGGTCACCGCAGGCTTGCTGGGTCGCAAGACCGGTGCCGGCTTCTACACCTACGAGGGGGTCGGCTCGTCCTCGACCGTGCCCGACTCCCGGACGCCCTCGGCGGACGACAAGCCCGAGCTGAAGCACACGATCAGCACCGTCGGCGTCGTCGGCACCGGCACGATGGCCGCCGGCATCGTCGAGGTCTTCGCGAAGGCGGGCTACGACGTGGTCTGCGTGGGCCGCAGCGACGCGAAGGCCCAGGCCGTCGCCGACAGCCTGGCGACGAGCATCGACAAGGCGATCGCGAAGGGCCGCTTCGAGGAGTCGAAGAAGGACGAGACCGTTGCGCGCGTCAGGCCGTCGACCTCGATGGAGGACCTCGCCGACGTCGACATCGTCGTCGAGGCCATCGCCGAGGACCTCGCGATCAAGACCGCCCTCTTCGAGAACCTCGACCGCATCTGCAAGGACGGGGCCATCCTCGCCACCACGACGTCCTCGCTGCCGATCGCGCAGTGCGCTGCCGTCACGAAGCGGCCCGGCGACGTGATCGGCATGCACTTCTTCAACCCGGCGCCGATCATGAAGCTCGTCGAGGTCGTCTCCACCGTCTCCACCGACGCCGACGTCACGGAGTCGGTCACGGCGCTCTGCTCCGCGATCGGCAAGGTGCCGGTGAACTGCGGCGACCGCGCCGGCTTCATCGTGAACGCGCTGCTGTTCCCCTACCTCAACGACGCGGTCTCGATGCTGGAGGCGCACTACGCCAGCGCCGACGACATCGACACGGCGATGAAGCAGGGCTGCCGCCTGCCGATGGGACCCTTCGCGCTGCTCGACGTGGTCGGCAACGACGTGTCGCTCGCGATCCAGAAGGAGCTGTACGCCGAGTTCCGCGAGCCCGGCTTCAAGCCTGCACCGCTGTTGCAGCACCTGGTCACCGCGGGCTACCTCGGCCGCAAGACCGGCAAGGGCTTCCGGGACTACAGCAGACGCTGA
- a CDS encoding VOC family protein produces the protein MSPTLQVTFDAASPALLGRFWLHVLDPEGYAVDPPPNSEEAADASRDPEEVLARWHAFLAEQHVPREQWDSAYAIVDPTGTGPRLLFLRVPEAKTAKNRVHLDLRRGGDLRGQARMDALEAEAARLVAHGATRTARFEPAAFELGFIVMADPEGNEFCLT, from the coding sequence ATGTCCCCGACGCTCCAGGTCACCTTCGATGCGGCCTCGCCCGCGCTGCTGGGGCGCTTCTGGCTCCACGTGCTCGACCCGGAGGGGTACGCCGTCGACCCTCCACCGAACTCCGAGGAGGCCGCGGACGCGTCGCGTGACCCCGAGGAGGTCCTGGCCCGCTGGCACGCGTTCCTGGCCGAGCAGCACGTGCCCCGCGAGCAGTGGGACTCCGCGTACGCCATCGTCGACCCGACGGGCACCGGCCCCCGGCTGCTGTTCCTCCGGGTCCCCGAGGCCAAGACGGCCAAGAACCGCGTCCACCTCGACCTGCGGCGTGGCGGCGACCTGCGCGGTCAGGCCCGCATGGACGCGCTCGAGGCCGAGGCGGCGCGGCTGGTCGCCCACGGCGCCACCCGCACCGCCCGCTTCGAGCCGGCGGCGTTCGAGCTGGGCTTCATCGTGATGGCCGACCCCGAGGGCAACGAGTTCTGCCTCACCTGA
- a CDS encoding CGNR zinc finger domain-containing protein, whose translation MAFAHDTLVALKALEDLVNTAPHGEDPVEVLETPEDLADFLEERYYSGRVSGDDDELAAVRAMRPRLRELVLADRDDAAEIVNTMLTECRAMPQLVRHGGFDWHVHAVPADARLDRRIMVESAMAVLDVIRADEYGRMSTCDATDCSGVVIDLSRNRSRRFCSTSCGNRIAVAAYRARQAQEAG comes from the coding sequence ATGGCTTTCGCACATGACACGCTGGTGGCACTCAAGGCGCTCGAGGACCTGGTGAACACCGCGCCGCACGGTGAGGACCCGGTGGAGGTGCTGGAGACCCCCGAGGACCTCGCCGATTTCCTGGAGGAGCGCTACTACTCGGGTCGGGTGTCCGGCGACGACGACGAGCTCGCTGCCGTCCGCGCGATGCGACCCCGCCTGCGCGAGCTCGTGCTCGCCGACCGCGACGACGCCGCCGAGATCGTCAACACGATGCTCACCGAGTGCCGCGCGATGCCCCAGCTCGTCCGCCACGGCGGTTTCGACTGGCACGTGCACGCCGTGCCGGCTGACGCGCGCCTGGACCGTCGCATCATGGTGGAGTCGGCGATGGCCGTGCTCGACGTGATCAGGGCGGACGAGTACGGCCGCATGAGCACCTGCGACGCCACCGACTGCAGCGGGGTGGTCATCGACCTCTCCCGCAACCGCTCCCGGCGATTCTGCTCCACCTCCTGCGGCAACCGCATCGCGGTCGCGGCGTACCGCGCCCGCCAGGCGCAGGAGGCCGGCTGA
- a CDS encoding DMT family transporter: protein MPAGSGAWAGLVVALVSAAAFGLSGAVAKPLLEAGWSAGAVVVARVGLGALVLALPALRALRGRWGLLAAHVPLVLGYAVLAVAVVQLAFFSAVRTIPVGVALLLEYLGPVLVVIWAWIVHGRRPDRLTWTGGAVALAGLALVLDLAGVGPMDMGGVAWALLAAVGLAGYFIMSADSSPLLPPVVLAAAGMAVGAVLLLVAGLVGVVPLAASSDTVAYAGVVVPVWVPILALGAVCGATAYATGIVASRRLGSRLASFVALSEVLFAMLFAWALLGELPRPVQVVGGVVVLGGVLVVRLGQAREQLREQTVTAGPGTAPAPRGAAPAATPPPARRAVPRARRGAWPR from the coding sequence ATCCCCGCCGGGTCCGGCGCCTGGGCCGGACTCGTCGTCGCCCTCGTGAGCGCGGCCGCCTTCGGCCTCTCCGGCGCGGTCGCCAAACCCTTGCTGGAGGCAGGGTGGAGCGCCGGCGCCGTGGTGGTCGCGCGGGTCGGGCTCGGAGCCCTTGTGCTGGCGCTGCCCGCACTCCGCGCTCTGCGCGGACGGTGGGGTCTGCTCGCCGCGCACGTGCCCCTGGTGCTCGGGTACGCCGTGCTGGCTGTCGCGGTCGTCCAGCTCGCCTTCTTCTCCGCCGTGCGCACCATCCCCGTCGGGGTGGCCCTGCTGTTGGAGTACCTCGGCCCGGTGCTCGTGGTGATCTGGGCCTGGATCGTCCACGGCAGGCGGCCGGACCGGCTGACCTGGACGGGAGGAGCGGTCGCGCTCGCAGGCCTCGCGCTCGTCCTCGACCTGGCCGGCGTGGGCCCCATGGACATGGGCGGCGTCGCCTGGGCGCTGCTCGCAGCGGTCGGCCTGGCCGGGTACTTCATCATGTCGGCCGACTCCTCGCCCCTGCTCCCGCCGGTCGTCCTCGCTGCCGCAGGGATGGCGGTGGGCGCGGTCCTCCTCCTGGTGGCGGGACTCGTGGGTGTGGTGCCGCTGGCGGCCTCCTCGGACACGGTCGCGTACGCGGGCGTCGTCGTACCCGTCTGGGTCCCGATCCTGGCGCTCGGCGCCGTCTGCGGTGCCACGGCGTACGCCACCGGGATCGTCGCGAGCCGGCGGCTCGGGTCACGGCTGGCGTCGTTCGTGGCGCTCAGCGAGGTGCTCTTCGCGATGCTCTTCGCGTGGGCTCTGCTGGGGGAGCTCCCCCGGCCGGTGCAGGTGGTCGGGGGCGTCGTCGTGCTCGGCGGCGTGCTGGTCGTACGCCTCGGTCAGGCGCGCGAGCAGCTGCGGGAGCAGACGGTCACCGCCGGTCCTGGGACGGCACCAGCACCTCGCGGTGCAGCACCAGCAGCGACGCCGCCACCGGCACGGCGAGCAGTGCCCCGAGCACGCCGAGGAGCGTGGCCCCGGTGA
- a CDS encoding AI-2E family transporter, translating into MSDETSPRALGARGRPFDRRSPLAIGFLGATGALTAYFLLSLLADLRQVLVLVVVAAFLAVGLEPLTSRLQRRGLTRGRAVAAVTVGLLLVLVGFVLLLVPVLVDQVVALRDSVPMWLDALAGNEAIRTLDENYQVVERIQSFFLDGGLVRTAFGGALGFGLAFLAGLVNAFFLVVLTLYFLLGLPQIKAAAYQLAPASRRDRVSALGDEMLRTVGGYVSGAVVVAAVAGVTTLVFLVVVGLGEYAVALALVVALLDVIPLVGATIGGALVVGVGFATDIPTGIACLVFAVVYQQVENYLVYPRVMARTVDVPGPVILVAALTGATLLGVLGALLAVPVAASLLVLHREVLVPSQDRR; encoded by the coding sequence ATGTCCGACGAGACGTCCCCGCGCGCCCTCGGCGCACGGGGACGTCCTTTCGACCGGCGGTCTCCGCTGGCCATCGGTTTCCTGGGGGCCACCGGTGCCCTCACGGCGTACTTCCTGCTCAGCCTGCTCGCCGACCTGCGCCAGGTGCTCGTCCTGGTCGTGGTGGCGGCGTTCCTCGCCGTGGGGCTGGAGCCCCTCACCTCACGTCTGCAGCGGCGAGGGCTGACCCGAGGCCGGGCGGTGGCCGCCGTAACGGTCGGTCTCCTGCTCGTGCTGGTCGGCTTCGTGCTGCTGCTGGTGCCCGTGCTGGTGGACCAGGTCGTCGCGCTGCGCGACTCGGTGCCCATGTGGCTGGACGCGCTGGCCGGGAACGAGGCCATCCGCACCCTGGACGAGAACTACCAGGTCGTCGAGCGCATCCAGAGCTTCTTCCTCGACGGCGGCCTGGTGAGGACCGCCTTCGGCGGGGCGCTGGGGTTCGGGCTCGCCTTCCTGGCGGGTCTGGTCAACGCCTTCTTCCTCGTGGTGCTGACGCTGTACTTCCTGCTGGGTCTCCCCCAGATCAAGGCCGCCGCGTACCAGCTGGCGCCGGCGAGCCGTCGCGACCGCGTGAGCGCGCTGGGCGACGAGATGCTGCGCACCGTGGGCGGCTACGTCTCGGGCGCCGTGGTGGTCGCAGCCGTCGCCGGGGTGACCACATTGGTCTTCCTGGTCGTGGTCGGGCTGGGCGAGTACGCCGTGGCGCTGGCGCTCGTCGTGGCGCTCCTGGACGTGATCCCCCTGGTCGGCGCGACGATCGGCGGCGCGCTCGTGGTCGGCGTCGGCTTCGCCACCGACATCCCGACCGGCATCGCGTGCCTGGTGTTCGCCGTGGTCTACCAGCAGGTGGAGAACTACCTGGTCTACCCGCGGGTGATGGCGCGCACCGTCGATGTCCCGGGCCCGGTGATCCTCGTCGCCGCCCTCACCGGGGCCACGCTCCTCGGCGTGCTCGGGGCACTGCTCGCCGTGCCGGTGGCGGCGTCGCTGCTGGTGCTGCACCGCGAGGTGCTGGTGCCGTCCCAGGACCGGCGGTGA
- the ccrA gene encoding crotonyl-CoA carboxylase/reductase, with protein MQQILDAILAGDTAGEEFANLALPESYRAATVHKDEVDMFEGVESRDKDPRKSLHVEDVAMPELGPGEALVAVMASAINYNTVWTSIFEPVSTFGFLERYGRISPLTARHDLPYHIVGSDLSGVVLQTGPGVTKWKPGQEVVAHCLSVELEDPEGHDDAMMDPQQRIWGFETNFGGLAHVALVKSNQLMPKPDHLTWEEAASPGLVNCTAYRQLVSRNGGAMKQGDNVLIWGASGGLGGFATQYALNGGANPVCVVSNEEKAQIARSMGAEMVINRSEEDYRFWKDEHNQDPKEWKRFGAKIRELTGGEDIDIVFEHPGRETFGASVYVTRKGGTITTCASTSGYMHQYDNRYLWMNLKRIISSHFANYRESWEANRLVAQGKIHPTVSRVYSLDEVGQASLDVHHNKHQGKVGVLCLAPEEGLGVGDEEMRAEHVDAINRFRGV; from the coding sequence GTGCAGCAGATCCTCGACGCCATCCTCGCCGGCGACACAGCCGGCGAGGAGTTCGCGAACCTCGCCCTGCCCGAGTCCTACCGCGCCGCGACCGTCCACAAGGACGAGGTCGACATGTTCGAGGGTGTCGAGTCCCGCGACAAGGACCCGCGCAAGTCCCTCCACGTCGAAGACGTCGCGATGCCCGAGCTGGGCCCGGGCGAGGCGCTGGTCGCCGTCATGGCCTCGGCCATCAACTACAACACCGTGTGGACCTCGATCTTCGAGCCCGTCTCCACCTTCGGCTTCCTCGAGCGCTACGGCCGCATCTCGCCGCTCACGGCCCGTCACGACCTGCCGTACCACATCGTGGGCTCCGACCTGTCCGGCGTCGTGCTGCAGACCGGACCGGGCGTCACCAAGTGGAAGCCCGGCCAGGAGGTCGTCGCGCACTGTCTCTCCGTCGAGCTCGAGGACCCCGAGGGCCACGACGACGCGATGATGGACCCGCAGCAGCGGATCTGGGGCTTCGAGACCAACTTCGGCGGCCTGGCGCACGTGGCGCTGGTGAAGTCCAACCAGCTGATGCCGAAGCCGGACCACCTCACCTGGGAGGAGGCCGCCTCCCCCGGCCTCGTGAACTGCACCGCGTACCGCCAGCTGGTCTCCAGGAACGGCGGCGCGATGAAGCAGGGCGACAACGTCCTGATCTGGGGCGCCTCGGGTGGTCTCGGCGGCTTCGCCACGCAATACGCCCTCAACGGCGGAGCCAACCCGGTCTGCGTGGTCTCCAACGAGGAGAAGGCGCAGATCGCGCGGTCCATGGGCGCCGAGATGGTCATCAACCGCTCGGAGGAGGACTACCGCTTCTGGAAGGACGAGCACAACCAGGACCCCAAGGAGTGGAAGCGCTTCGGCGCCAAGATCCGTGAGCTCACCGGCGGCGAGGACATCGACATCGTCTTCGAGCACCCGGGCCGGGAGACCTTCGGCGCCTCGGTGTACGTCACCCGCAAGGGCGGCACCATCACCACCTGCGCGTCGACCTCGGGCTACATGCACCAGTACGACAACCGCTACCTGTGGATGAACCTGAAGCGGATCATCTCGAGCCACTTCGCGAACTACCGCGAGTCGTGGGAGGCCAACCGCCTCGTGGCGCAGGGCAAGATCCACCCGACGGTCTCGCGGGTCTACTCCCTCGACGAGGTCGGCCAGGCCTCGCTCGACGTCCACCACAACAAGCACCAGGGCAAGGTCGGCGTGCTGTGCCTGGCCCCGGAGGAGGGTCTCGGCGTAGGCGACGAGGAGATGCGCGCCGAGCACGTCGACGCCATCAACCGCTTCCGCGGCGTCTGA
- a CDS encoding divalent metal cation transporter, whose amino-acid sequence MTQPTPAPSGAEGTDGSGTGGPGVVTRSTILGAIFLMATSAVGPGFLTQTAEYTAQLGAAFAFAILVSVLVDIAVQMNVWRVIGVSGMRAQELGNKVLPGAGWALAGLVVIGGLVFNIGNVAGSGLGTQALLEIDPRVGGAVSAAIAIAIFLSKRAGAALDRIVVVLGVVMLVAALVMTFTSDPPYAQALRESVAPSTVDAVAIVTIIGGTVGGYITYAGAHRLVDSGATGMENVGAITRSSVISIVTTGVMRTILFLAILGVVAAGAELSESDPMGSAFQAAAGEFGLRMYGLILWAAALTSVIGAAYTSVSFLTTKNTPRRVVTALTCGFIVLTAGIFVAVEQTPTTLLIFAGTFNGLILPLGLTLLLWVAWRRRDLMGGYAYPRWLASVGLVGWGISLWIAVLAASELGKL is encoded by the coding sequence ATGACTCAGCCCACACCAGCCCCCTCCGGTGCCGAGGGCACGGACGGGTCCGGGACCGGCGGGCCGGGCGTGGTCACGAGGTCGACCATCCTCGGCGCGATCTTCCTCATGGCCACCAGCGCCGTCGGCCCCGGGTTCCTGACGCAGACCGCGGAGTACACCGCCCAGCTCGGCGCGGCGTTCGCCTTCGCCATCCTCGTCTCGGTGCTCGTCGACATCGCCGTCCAGATGAACGTGTGGCGTGTCATCGGGGTCAGCGGGATGCGTGCCCAGGAGCTTGGTAACAAGGTGCTGCCCGGGGCCGGCTGGGCGCTCGCCGGACTCGTCGTGATCGGCGGGCTGGTCTTCAACATCGGCAACGTCGCCGGCTCCGGGCTGGGCACCCAGGCGCTGCTCGAGATCGACCCGCGGGTCGGCGGAGCCGTGTCCGCGGCGATCGCCATCGCGATCTTCCTCTCCAAGCGCGCCGGGGCGGCGCTGGACCGCATCGTGGTCGTGCTCGGCGTGGTCATGCTGGTCGCCGCGCTGGTCATGACCTTCACCAGCGACCCGCCGTACGCCCAGGCCCTGCGCGAGAGCGTCGCCCCCAGCACGGTGGACGCGGTCGCGATCGTCACCATCATCGGCGGCACCGTCGGTGGCTACATCACCTACGCGGGCGCCCACCGCCTGGTGGACTCCGGCGCCACCGGCATGGAGAACGTCGGCGCCATCACCCGGTCCTCGGTCATCAGCATCGTGACCACCGGGGTCATGCGGACGATCCTGTTCCTCGCGATCCTCGGTGTCGTCGCCGCCGGCGCGGAGCTCTCCGAGAGCGACCCCATGGGATCCGCGTTCCAGGCCGCCGCCGGGGAGTTCGGTCTGCGCATGTACGGCCTGATCCTCTGGGCGGCGGCCCTCACCTCGGTGATCGGCGCCGCGTACACCTCGGTGTCGTTCCTGACCACCAAGAACACGCCGCGTCGCGTCGTCACCGCGCTGACGTGCGGCTTCATCGTGCTCACGGCCGGCATCTTCGTCGCGGTCGAGCAGACGCCGACCACGCTGCTGATCTTCGCGGGCACCTTCAACGGTCTGATCCTGCCGCTGGGCCTCACCCTGTTGCTGTGGGTCGCCTGGCGGCGGCGCGACCTCATGGGCGGGTACGCCTACCCGCGCTGGCTCGCGTCCGTCGGCCTGGTCGGCTGGGGCATCTCGCTGTGGATCGCGGTCCTGGCCGCCTCGGAACTGGGCAAGCTGTGA
- a CDS encoding LamB/YcsF family protein: MSRVARTVDLNSDVGESFGRWRLGDDDAVLATVSSANVAGGFHAGDASTLRRCCATAAERGVVIGAQVGYRDLAGFGRRFIDYDAGELTDDLLYQLGALEAMARVAGARVAYVKPHGALYNTCVTHEEQAAAVVAAVTAYDPSLPLLGLPGSALLAAGDAAGLRTVREAFADRGYTAEATLVPRTQSGALLEDPDEVAARVVRLVTEGVVTAVDGTEVEVACDSVCVHGDSPGAVEMATAVRDALVAAGVRIEAFA, from the coding sequence GTGAGCCGGGTCGCGAGGACGGTCGACCTCAACAGCGACGTGGGGGAGTCCTTCGGGCGGTGGCGCCTGGGCGACGACGACGCGGTGCTCGCGACCGTCTCCAGCGCCAACGTCGCCGGGGGCTTCCACGCCGGTGACGCCTCGACGCTGCGCCGGTGCTGTGCCACCGCAGCCGAGCGCGGCGTGGTGATCGGTGCCCAGGTGGGCTACCGCGACCTGGCCGGGTTCGGTCGTCGGTTCATCGACTACGACGCCGGGGAGCTGACCGACGACCTGCTGTACCAGCTCGGCGCGCTCGAGGCGATGGCCCGCGTCGCGGGCGCCCGGGTGGCGTACGTCAAGCCCCACGGGGCGCTCTACAACACCTGCGTCACGCACGAGGAGCAGGCCGCGGCCGTGGTCGCCGCGGTCACGGCGTACGACCCCTCGCTCCCGCTGCTCGGGCTCCCCGGCTCGGCGCTGCTCGCGGCCGGGGACGCAGCCGGGCTGCGGACCGTGAGGGAGGCGTTCGCCGACCGCGGCTACACCGCCGAGGCCACCCTGGTGCCGCGGACTCAGTCCGGCGCCCTGCTGGAGGACCCCGACGAGGTCGCGGCCCGGGTCGTGCGCCTGGTCACCGAGGGGGTGGTGACCGCGGTCGACGGCACAGAGGTGGAGGTGGCGTGCGACTCGGTCTGCGTCCACGGCGACTCCCCGGGGGCGGTGGAGATGGCGACGGCCGTCCGCGACGCCCTGGTCGCGGCGGGCGTGCGCATCGAGGCGTTCGCATGA
- a CDS encoding allophanate hydrolase subunit 1: MRVLPYGDRALLVELDDTAAAVAWARGLAERPPESAGTTVGEVVPAARTVLVAAADGASVGDLRAVVEDVTPLAAEEVADEEVVEIPVVYDGDDLEEVARLTGLDRDGVVAAHTGQEWQVAFGGFAPGFGYLVGEDDRLHVPRREESRTAVPEGAVGLAGEFSGVYPTESPGGWQLIGRTRERMFDLDREPAALLRPGVRVRFREVRS; encoded by the coding sequence ATGAGGGTGCTGCCGTACGGGGACCGGGCCCTGCTCGTCGAGCTCGACGACACCGCCGCCGCCGTCGCGTGGGCACGCGGCCTCGCCGAGCGGCCGCCGGAGAGCGCGGGAACGACTGTGGGAGAGGTCGTGCCCGCGGCCCGGACCGTGCTGGTCGCCGCCGCCGACGGCGCCTCGGTCGGAGACCTCCGCGCGGTGGTCGAGGACGTGACGCCCCTGGCTGCGGAGGAGGTCGCCGACGAGGAGGTCGTCGAGATCCCCGTCGTCTACGACGGGGACGACCTCGAGGAGGTCGCCCGGCTCACCGGCCTCGACCGCGACGGTGTGGTCGCGGCCCACACGGGCCAGGAGTGGCAGGTCGCCTTCGGCGGCTTCGCGCCGGGGTTCGGCTACCTCGTGGGCGAGGACGACCGGCTCCACGTGCCCCGGCGCGAGGAGTCGCGCACGGCCGTGCCCGAGGGGGCCGTCGGTCTGGCGGGGGAGTTCAGCGGGGTCTACCCGACCGAGTCCCCCGGCGGCTGGCAGCTGATCGGCAGGACGCGCGAGCGGATGTTCGACCTGGACCGGGAGCCCGCCGCGCTGCTGCGGCCCGGCGTCCGCGTGCGCTTCCGGGAGGTGCGGTCGTGA
- a CDS encoding biotin-dependent carboxyltransferase family protein, which translates to MRVAAVGPQALVQDTGRIGHAGIGVGRSGAADLGSYAAGNRALGNEPGAAAVETLLGGLAVGVGGDPLWMCVTGAPCDVHVDERPVGSHRVFSAAPGSTVRLGTPSRGARSYLCVRGGIDVPVVLGSRSTDLLSGLGPGPLRAGDVLAVGPSTADLPAADMVPTPDLRTDDQPVELRAVRGPREDWLADPEALTTTTWRVSDRSNRVGARLEVADGPGLAHAGAAELPSEGVRRGAVQVPPSGEPVLFGSDHPVTGGYPVVAVVVDADVDRAAQLRPGQALRFRWVRP; encoded by the coding sequence ATGAGGGTGGCAGCAGTCGGTCCGCAGGCGCTCGTGCAGGACACGGGACGGATCGGTCACGCGGGCATCGGGGTGGGCCGCAGCGGCGCCGCGGACCTGGGGTCGTACGCCGCCGGCAACCGCGCCCTGGGCAACGAACCGGGCGCCGCCGCCGTCGAGACGCTCCTCGGTGGCCTCGCCGTCGGGGTCGGGGGCGACCCGCTGTGGATGTGCGTCACGGGCGCGCCCTGCGACGTGCACGTCGACGAGCGGCCCGTCGGGTCGCACCGGGTGTTCTCCGCGGCACCGGGGAGCACGGTGCGGCTGGGGACGCCGTCGCGCGGTGCCAGGTCCTACCTGTGCGTCCGCGGCGGCATCGACGTGCCGGTCGTGCTGGGCTCGCGCAGCACCGACCTGCTCTCGGGGCTGGGACCGGGCCCGCTCCGAGCCGGCGACGTGCTCGCCGTGGGGCCGAGCACCGCCGACCTCCCGGCCGCCGACATGGTGCCGACCCCGGACCTGCGCACCGACGACCAGCCGGTCGAGCTCCGCGCCGTCCGCGGCCCCCGGGAGGACTGGCTCGCCGACCCCGAGGCGCTCACGACCACGACGTGGCGGGTGAGCGACCGCAGCAACCGCGTGGGCGCCCGCCTCGAGGTCGCCGACGGCCCAGGACTCGCTCACGCAGGTGCCGCGGAGCTGCCGAGCGAGGGCGTACGCCGGGGTGCGGTGCAGGTGCCGCCCAGTGGCGAGCCGGTGCTCTTCGGGTCCGACCACCCGGTGACGGGCGGCTACCCGGTCGTGGCGGTCGTGGTGGACGCCGACGTCGACCGGGCCGCACAGCTGCGGCCGGGACAGGCTCTGCGGTTCCGCTGGGTCAGGCCGTGA
- a CDS encoding putative hydro-lyase yields the protein MTPEQRAAATPQEARALFRDGLVTPTAGWSAGFTQANLVVLPRSEAYDFLLFAQRNPKPCPLLDVLDAGATAGALLDGDIRTDVPAYRVFVDGDLVEETPEVTGWWREDLVSFLVGCSFTFERAMLEAGLPVRHVEEDRNVPMYRTDRRCRPAGDLAGPLVVSMRPVPAHQVADAVRVTSRYPGVHGAPVHVGDPAALGIADLARPDYGQPVTVREGEVPVFWACGVTPQAVVAESRPPLAITHAPGHMLITDGRDADLLVP from the coding sequence GTGACGCCCGAGCAGCGGGCGGCGGCGACCCCGCAGGAGGCGCGGGCGCTCTTCCGCGACGGGCTGGTCACGCCGACGGCGGGGTGGAGCGCCGGGTTCACCCAGGCCAACCTGGTGGTGCTGCCGCGCAGCGAGGCGTACGACTTCCTGCTCTTCGCCCAGCGCAACCCCAAGCCCTGCCCGCTGCTCGACGTGCTCGACGCCGGCGCCACCGCGGGCGCGCTCCTGGACGGCGACATCCGCACCGACGTGCCTGCCTACCGCGTCTTCGTCGACGGGGATCTGGTCGAGGAGACGCCGGAGGTCACCGGGTGGTGGCGCGAGGACCTCGTGAGCTTCCTGGTGGGCTGCAGCTTCACCTTCGAGCGAGCCATGCTGGAGGCGGGGCTGCCGGTGCGGCACGTGGAGGAGGACCGCAACGTCCCGATGTACCGCACCGACCGCCGCTGCCGGCCCGCCGGCGACCTGGCCGGACCCCTGGTGGTGTCGATGCGTCCGGTGCCGGCGCACCAGGTGGCCGACGCGGTTCGCGTGACATCGCGCTATCCCGGCGTCCACGGTGCACCGGTGCACGTCGGTGACCCGGCCGCGTTGGGCATCGCCGACCTCGCGCGACCCGACTACGGGCAGCCCGTCACGGTCCGCGAGGGCGAGGTGCCGGTGTTCTGGGCGTGCGGGGTGACCCCTCAGGCGGTCGTCGCGGAGTCGCGCCCACCGCTGGCGATCACCCACGCGCCGGGGCACATGCTGATCACCGATGGCAGGGACGCGGACCTGCTGGTGCCGTGA